aaaagtgatatCATAGAAATTGAAACAAGTTCATGCTATTCCAGGGGCAAAATGGGAAATAGCCACACTGTCTTTGCAGTGACTTCACTTCCACTTTCCCAAGATCTGCTAATTTCTGCACTTATTCCCACAATTTTccctttttctccttttttttttctttctctctaccAAAGCAACGCAACAAGAAAAGGTAACAACGAGGTTGCACAGACTAACCAGCTTTTCACCGGCGGAGGAGCCGCGGTGGACGGAGAAGGAGGAGGGATGTGGTAGTAGAACGGGAAATAAGGGACAATTGGGTTCGGCGGTGGCGGCGTCGGGTAGTACTTATTCGGCGGCGGGTAATACACGCCGCCACCGGATGATGCCGGCGGCGGTGGAGAGGAGTAGATGTACTGAGAGGGTGGCGGTGGAGAGGAGTAATAGTAAGAGCCACCGCCGCCGCCGGAGCCTGAAGGAGGGGACGGCGGGGGAGGGCAGTAGGTGGTGGTGGGAGATGGCGGCGGTGGAGAGGGTGGCGGAGGAGAGGGAACAGCCTGGCCGCAGGGGGTGCATTTGATGTCATCCTTGGACGAAGTTTGAAGGTTGTGATCTGCTGCCATTGTTGAAAGAGAAGTGAGAGAAAGAAAGGTGACGAAAAAACACAACACCACTCTGGTTCTCATGTTCCGAGGATCCGAGGAATGAGGTTGTGATTTTCTCAGAAAAGAAGaatcagagagagagagagaatgtgtagagaaagaaagaaagaaagaaagaaagaaaagtgaagGGAAGGATGTTGTGTTGCTATTTTGAGGTGTAGTGTTATGGTGTGGTTGAAACACTGTATTATCCTCTTTTCAACTGTGCTTGTGCGTTTccattattataaataacataatagaataataaaaaaaatagtgaaaaggGAATAATatcgagaaaaaaaaatggtggaCACCACCGACACCTTTTTACTTTAACATAAAGCAGCCATGTTTGAACTTTGAACACgttaagaaataagaaataactgtcgaaaaaaaaatatatatatatatctatatatatatatatatatatatatatatatatatatatatatatatatatatatatatatatatatatatatatatatatacctttacCATTTTGGGTGTTGTGTTCCATTTAGGTCCGTTTTCGTTTAGGTTTAGTTAGACGAGTGATGAGGTAGTGTGTCCAGTCTGACATTAATTAAGGTAGTTCGTAaaatgttaacaattttttttaataatttatttaacaagTATGTATATTTGAAATGGATCAACGTATTATTACATGTAAAAAggttattaaaaatacatttttctttaaaattttagttaaaatatggTATATACATTTAATGTAAGAGAATGAGGTAAATAGTAAGTGTTGGATGGTCCTAAAGAGGAGACGTAAAGGAAACGGAAGAAATGATAGAGGCCTTGGATTTTCTGGTTGTTTATTTCTTTAGATCTGTGCTATACAAATTGCTTGTTCTGTCAGTTTGTGCCTATAAATCTTGGTTATTGCACTGTTGATTAAGGCACACCAAATTCACTGATCCCAAAGTTTGGTTGATTATGGTAAATTGATGAAGCATTTGTCAACGCAAAGGATGTTAGAAAGCCAAATTTCCATCACAAATGGTTACTTTCCAGCCTGGTTACCCTTAAATAAAACAACCCATATATAAAGTTTCACGCTCATTCATCCATccatctccatcttcatcatcataggcTCCACCAtccaataatattttcttttcttttaacattttacactttattttctaaaaatttcaaatgtcACTTTATGTATAAtatcaagaaaaattaaatatcatataaatataaagacccatatatttgttattttaaaattttagattaaaagtTGTCTGAATTCCTTATACGTAAATTAAACTGATCTTTTTATTAGTTGTATAACTCCTCTCTTAAAAAATCTTCTTAGAAAAATCTATCATTTTTATatcttagttttaaaatttacttaaaaaattaaatgtgatCGAATTTGAAAAGTCTACCATCAAAATAATGCTATTTTTATTTGTGCCAATAAAATAAGCTCGTAATTTCATTGAATTAATAAATTGGTCGACATATATCTCATTCCAATTGCATAAATTTAATGTGGGGTACTAGTTTAACAttattgaacaaaaaaaatgagatgATTGATAGGTCATAGTATACcaaaaagcaaagaaaatgaaCAAGACATATGCATATTGTCTGTAATATCACAACAAATGTTAACCCACATAATAAGGCTTATGTTATTCACATCATATATAACATATGGATTAATTAGacatgtcaaaatatattttattattgaattttatttttatattggtatATGCATATTTTTACCTTTT
This Vigna angularis cultivar LongXiaoDou No.4 chromosome 4, ASM1680809v1, whole genome shotgun sequence DNA region includes the following protein-coding sequences:
- the LOC108322268 gene encoding extensin-2, which produces MRTRVVLCFFVTFLSLTSLSTMAADHNLQTSSKDDIKCTPCGQAVPSPPPPSPPPPSPTTTYCPPPPSPPSGSGGGGGSYYYSSPPPPSQYIYSSPPPPASSGGGVYYPPPNKYYPTPPPPNPIVPYFPFYYHIPPPSPSTAAPPPVKSWLVCATSLLPFLVALLW